The Arachis duranensis cultivar V14167 chromosome 9, aradu.V14167.gnm2.J7QH, whole genome shotgun sequence genomic sequence ttttagaatatataaaatttataaatttaaattaaatgagatattaaacaaatttattatgttgttattatacataacaaaatcaaaataaaaatttagaaacattatttacaaattaactatttataaatgctattaagtttaattatttatttttaatagtatttaatttgaagtcgagataaaaatttatattcaaatgattttttatcttcatgcataattccaattgataaaaaatattttatttttattttttaatttttctattttctcttcactctatagttattaattatcaCCAAGTATCATTATCacgatttttaattttgtctatcACTTTGTTTTATAACAAACTATTCTGTTAACATTTTTGAATTGTTGAAGTTTtgttaaaagaatttttttttgtcttttgaatatctaaatgtataaaaaattataatttttttcttgatgtgcgtattagttatcttattttgttcgattaataagaaatttaagataaaaaacattcaaaatttttgcTATATTAGCAAAATTTGATGTcaataattctaaaaaataatatgaaaatatattatttttaattaaataataaaaaaataaaaatacatcattataagttttttaattgataattataaaTTGAAGTCGCCAGTTTAATATAGTACCTTGAACAAAAAGTAATTATTGTTATCGTATTTGACTACTACTATATaagttttatgtttattttattatacacattaattaaaatgtactttattatttcattttgcATGTTTTCAAATAATGTCATCATCTTATAAAGGTTAGATTAATTTATCATTTGAATATTAtcgctaaaaaataattacttaaagTGAAACGATATataaagagaaatagaaaaattttgtaattagttaGAAAATTTCATATCTCTCTCCAAACtcaattttgttattaaatttttttaggtaaaaatatttttaactttttatataataaatatcatttaaattatctaatacaTAAAATGTCAcgtctttttatttatcttcaaaattaaagttaatttttgttatttttttactttttttggttttctaaattaGCCTATATATTATCAACTTATTTCTGTTATTtatgcaataattttttttctagtagttattcattaataaatgttaaattacTCAAATTCAAATCTATTCTCTTAAACTACTTTTTAATTATATGGTTTGAATCGTTTGAACAGGAATTTTTTAaactctaaaatttttaaagtaaaaaaaatacaataaaataaaataatccaaaaaataaaagatatataaaaaactaataaattaaacctTACATGCCgcatgagagaaaaaaaaagaaaataataatgaagattaaactaataaaaaaatatatattcagaTACTTATTGaattgtcaaattatttaaaaaattaaaattaattaacaaaattcttATGTTATCCCATTTTAATGTTATATGAAATTTGTTTACTTTATCATTGATATGTGTATATTTTTTGTGTCTTCTGTATGATAAATATAATactttacataattaaatatcaaatctAGTActctaaataattaattatttaaaaaaattagtatactaatattttaagaaacACTTAATATGTGTGATTTTTTTGCATACATTATATACCAATTAAATAACTAAGCCAATATGCCAAACAAATAATATTgtaaaagacaaaattaataaacttttttataatataatttatttattttagtttaatttaaaaatatttatatactcaaattttaaatataatattctaAGTAATCaagtattttagaaaaataaaaaaattatcctattaaaagtaatttaaaaaaaatgttaaaaaatatttataaaatattttcattccaTCATTGACAGATAGTTAAATTCAGACatgtcaaaaaataaataaaatgtaccTATAAAAtgtaaagaaattatttttttgtcaaatcaaattaatgagagaaaaagacataaaaattggtaacaaattaaaaaaataaaaaatggcttaaaaatatagattgagtaagtaaattgaaaacaaaaattgtAACCGCAATGGAGgaaggcaaaggagaagaatggAGGCAATTCAATTGAGAACGttaaagaaaggagaagaaaaatatcaaaagaaatataaaaatgataaatttttttaaaaagttacaacaaaaactctaataaaataattagagtGAAGATACAGAGTACATTATACTCAGAACAAAATGGTACAAACTAAAAGTAAGattaattacaattttgaaAATCGAAGATGAGCGGTAGAGTGAGCGGGGAAGAGACTTTGAGGGTGAAACACGGTGAGGCAGCCAATAATATCGGCGGAAGAGATAAGGGGGAGAACGGGGGAGGGATTGCATCAGGAGAAAAGGAGGATCATATTTTGGGAGGGGTTTCTAAGCCTTTGAAGGTTTCTTTCAGGGACAAAGTTGTGGGTTCCAAGATTGCTAAAGCTTTTTCACTCGTTGGAACTTTAGCGGGAGATAACATTGCGGTAGTTTCTGGGAAGTAAGGAGATCTCTTGCCACCGAGTGTCACGTTTACCCAAGAAGCTAAGAATTGCTTGGCAGAACCTTATAAGGATGCTATAGTGATTAAGGTGCTAGGTAAACATTATAGCTACACTACATTGTCTCATAAACTCCGAACGGTATGGAGGATTAAGGGaggttttgatttattggacaTGGGATTTGACTACTTTCTTGTGAAGTTTGATGTGGCTGAGGAGCGAGAAAAGATTCTCTTAGGAGGTCCATGGATGATCGAGGGAAATTATGTCGCTGTAAAGCCTTGTGATCAAGAGTTTAGATCAAGTGAAAACTGTTTTGGAGCAACTTTAGTGTGGATTAGAATTTCTGGATTACCAATTTGGTGCTACCAAGAAGATGCAATGCTCCGTGTTGCGGCTGCAATTGGGATTCCCATTAAGGTTGATTTGGCAACAAAATTAGATGAAAGAGGACGATATGCTCGAGCCTGTGTTCAGATAGATTTAGGATTGCCAGTGACTAAAAAGATTCTTGTTGAAGGTGTTGAATATGAGGTTGAATATGAAAGTCTTCACCTTATTTGTGGCTCCTGTCTCAAGTTTGGTCATGATATGATGGTGTGCAAGACTGACAGCAATGCGGGAGGAGGAACTAATGCCAAGGTGGTCAGCGATGTAGCAAAGCAGCCAGAAAactcaaattcaaaaaaatccaGTGCATGTGGAAAAGGCAAGTTTTTATTTTGGCAAGAATCTTAGAGATGAGACTGTAAATGTTACTGTCCCGGATTTGGTGGAGAGTGATTTGCATGCTGTTCATGTAGACCATGCACAACATGAGGATTTGGAAGGCTGGACTCAAGTGATTAGGAAAGGAAAGTATAAAATGGGTCAAAATCCTTCTCCTAGCACCCATCAGGTCCAACCAAAAGCAAAGAAGACTCCTAACAAGGTTACCAATACTTGGATAAGGCCTAATCACCAACGTACAACACATGCTACTGTATTCAAAGTAAAATTAAGCAGGGACATCAATATTGAAAAACCGGTTAGTGTGGCTTCTTCGGGGACCCGGCACAATGTTCATCATCAGCAGCAAGGTGAGACAAAAAAATGGCACTGTGCAAAAGCGTCCTCGCCCAAACTCTTTGCAGAATTCACCAGTAGATAAGGATGGAGCATCGACGGCGGGTATGGTGCAAGTTTCAACGGAGAAAATTGGGCTACAACTTGAGAGTCCATTAAAGGCAGGATCGTCGAAGACAGGGACATCATGTTGAGTCTCGAGTTTGTTATTGGAGCTCCCTTTTTGATGTTTTTATGGATAGTTTCAATATCATAGCCTGGAATGTGAGGGGTGCATCTAACAAGATGGCCCGTGTGCATTGCAAAAATTTGGTGAGAATATATAaaccatctttcttctttctctttgagaCTCATACCATGTTTAATAATTTGAAGAATTTTTGGGATAAGTTGGGTTTTCATTGTGTTAGTATTGAGGAAGCAGTAGGACACAGGGGTGGCATTTGGTTTCTATCTTCTATTGCTAATACTTCTTGTGTGGTTATTGATCAAATTGACCAATGTATTACAGTGAAAGTGAGTGTGGGTAACTTAATTTGGCTTTGTAGTGCAGTATATGGGAGTCCTCAATTCGAAAAAAGATGTATGCTTTGGGATCATTTGCGTTCTATTAATTCAGGCCATAATAAACCATGGATGGCTGTTGGTGATTTTAATGAGATTGTAGCACCAGATGAGAGTACATgtgcttatttttcttctcacaGAGCTAGTCTATTAGCTGCTACTCTAGATGACTGTGAGCTCTTTGATCTTAAAGTGACTGGTAGGAGATATACTTGGTATAGAGCAGTTCAGGCTGGCAAGGACTTGGCTAAAAGGTTGGATAGAGCTCTAGTTAATGAGGCGTGGATGACAATGTTTCCTGAGGGTTATTCTGAAATTCTTAGCAGGCTTCATTCTGATCATTGTCCTATTTTAGTTCGTTGTCATGGTAGCCCCAGAGTGAAAGGTTCTCGTCCTTTTAGGTTCCAAGCTGCGTGGGCAACACATCCTTCTTATAAACATGTTATTAGTAAGGCTTGGAATCAAGAGTTTGGAGGCGTTACTGAAAGGCTTAAGATGGTTCAACAGGCTTCTTTGGACTTCAACTCaaagatttttggaaatatTTTTGTGCGAAAAAATAAGCTGGAATATCAGATTGATCAGATTCAACGGCGTTTGGAGGTTACCGATGTGTTATCTCTGAGAATTAAAGAAGCTGAACTGAGAAAAGATTACAATAGGCTTTTATTGCAAGAGGAACTTTTTTGGTACCAGAAATCTAGAGACCAGTGGGTCAAGTATGGGGATAGAAATACTAAATTCTTTCATCTTTAGACTTTGGTGCGTAGAAACCATAATAGAGTACATGGATTATATGTTAGAGATGGGTCTTGGTCTACTGATCCAGATATTCTCCAGGAAGAAGCCCTCTCTTTTTACAATAATCTCTTTGGTACAACGGAAGAGGTTGAGATTGATTGTTTAGGGATGTTCCGATGCCCACTCTAAGCACTGAGGCTTGTGCTAGGTTAATTGACCCTGTCTCTTTTGCGGAAGTCAAGTCAGCAGTATTCAGTATGAGCCCTTTTAAGGCTCCTGGTCCAGATGGCTTTCaagcttatttttttaaagaatattggGAGATAGTAGGCACTGAGATTTGGAATATTATCCGGAGcgcttgatgtgtggaaaacgatccaacacaaaactcaccggcaagtgtaccgggtcgcatcaagtaataataactcacatgagtgaggtcgatcccacagggattgaaggattgagcaattttagtttagtggttgatttagtcaagcgaattaagttttggttgagtgggttgtatttaacagaagctaaattgtttggaatataaagggagaagggagaattgcagtaaattaaagaacaggaaaataaacttgctgaatcttaaagaacaagaaggtaaatgactgaaacttaaagtgcaagaaatgtaaattgcagtagcttaaatggcaaggaatgtaaattgcttgaatgtaaaatggattcgaggactgggattgcagaatctaaacaaagagaaagtaaattgcaacaatcaataagagtagaagatgaattggtataaactgaaattcaacagaaaatgaaattaaagtgcagcaggttcacagaagaaccaaaagtaaattgtggtctcaggactccagagactaggtagcagagcctagatctcaattaNNNNNNNNNNNNNNNNNNNNNNNNNNNNNNNNNNNNNNNNNNNNNNNNNNNNNNNNNNNNNNNNNNNNNNNNNNNNNNNNNNNNNNNNNNNNNNNNNNNNNNNNNNNNNNNNNNNNNNNNNNNNNNNNNNNNNNNNNNNNNNNNNNNNNNNNNNNNNNNNNNNNNNNNNNNNNNNNNNNNNNNNNNNNNNNNNNNNNNNNNNNNNNNNNNNNNNNNNNNNNNNNNNNNNNNNNNNNNNNNNNNNNNNNNNNNNNNNNNNNNNNNNNNNNNNNNNNNNNNNNNNNNNNNNNNNNNNNNNNNNNNNNNNNNNNNNNNNNNNNNNNNNNNNNNNNNNNNNNNNNNNNNNNNNNNNNNNNNNNNNNNNNNNNNNNNNNNNNNNNNNNNNNNNNNNNNNNNNNNNNNNNNNNNNNNNNNNNNNNNNNNNNNNNNNNNNNNNNNNNNNNNNNNNNNNNNNNNNNNNNNNNNNNNNNNNNNNNNNNNNNNNNNNNNNNNNNNNNNNNNNNNNNNNNNNNNNNNNNNNNNNNNNNNNNNNNNNNNNNNNNNNNNNNNNNNNNNNNNNNNNNNNNNNNNNNNNNNNNNNNNNNNNNNNNNNNNNNNNNNNNNNNNNNNNNNNNNNNNNNNNNNNNNNNNNNNNNNNNNNNNNNNNNNNNNNNNNNNNNNNNNNNNNNNNNNNNNNNNNNNNNNNNNNNNNNNNNNNNNNNNNNNNNNNNNNNNNNNNNNNNNNNNNNNNNNNNNNNNNNNNNNNNNNNNNNNNNNNNNNNNNNNNNNNNNNNNNNNNNNNNNNNNNNNNNNNNNNNNNNNNNNNNNNNNNNNNNNNNNNNNNNNNNNNNNNNNNNNNNNNNNNNNNNNNNNNNNNNNNNNNNNNNNNNNNNNNNNNNNNNNNNNNNNNNNNNNNNNNNNNNNNNNNNNNNNNNNNNNNNNNNNNNNNNNNNNNNNNNNNNNNNNNNNNNNNNNNNNNNNNNNNNNNNNNNNNNNNNNNNNNNNNNNNNNNNNNNNNNNNNNNNNNNNNNNNNNNNNNNNNNNNNNNNNNNNNNNNNNNNNNNNNNNNNNNNNNNNNNNNNNNNNNNNNNNNNNNNNNNNNNNNNNNNNNNNNNNNNNNNNNNNNNNNNNNNNNNNNNNNNNNNNNNNNNNNNNNNNNNNNNNNNNNNNNNNNNNNNNNNNNNNNNNNNNNNNNNNNNNNNNNNNNNNNNNNNNNNNNNacagacaatgataactcaattattgttgctgttacataatgtacatctttcctcaaaggcttgctaaacttgctgttagaagactcactttttaattactcccttgctaacttttcttggcttataaagcttaacaagcttattattcctttagaggtttggtgtctaatgttgcagtagtagcctttggctttattttttttttcttttactcaacatttttccaccacagacacatggctcactatttcttcctaggatcattgatgcccagcatctctttggataactaaatgttctatatctaagttgctctttattgtggactttcaattgatcatcccaaatcagttgatctaagtgaccgggttttaaaataccccttagaatttactcatccaagcatatcttagtacaagaacaccacaggtatatgtcctagggtccaagctattggtgtccaacctttatt encodes the following:
- the LOC107466473 gene encoding uncharacterized protein LOC107466473, whose product is MSGRVSGEETLRVKHGEAANNIGGRDKGENGGGIASGEKEDHILGGVSKPLKVSFRDKVVGSKIAKAFSLVGTLAGDNIAVVSGNYTTLSHKLRTVWRIKGGFDLLDMGFDYFLVKFDVAEEREKILLGGPWMIEGNYVAVKPCDQEFRSSENCFGATLVWIRISGLPIWCYQEDAMLRVAAAIGIPIKVDLATKLDERGRYARACVQIDLGLPVTKKILVEGVEYEVEYESLHLICGSCLKFGHDMMVCKTDSNAGGGTNAKVVSDVAKQPENSNSKKSSACGKDHAQHEDLEGWTQVIRKGKYKMGQNPSPSTHQVQPKAKKTPNKVTNTWIRPNHQRTTHATVFKVKLSRDINIEKPVSVASSGTRHNVHHQQQAWNVRGASNKMARVHCKNLLGFHCVSIEEAVGHRGGIWFLSSIANTSCVVIDQIDQCITVKVSVGHNKPWMAVGDFNEIVAPDESTCAYFSSHRASLLAATLDDCELFDLKVTGRRYTWYRAVQAGKDLAKRLDRALVNEAWMTMFPEGYSEILSRLHSDHCPILVRCHGSPRVKGSRPFRFQAAWATHPSYKHVISKAWNQEFGGVTERLKMVQQASLDFNSKIFGNIFVRKNKLEYQIDQIQRRLEVTDVLSLRIKEAELRKDYNRLLLQEELFWYQKSRDQWVKYGDRNTKFFHL